The DNA region CTGCCCCGCCGATCCCAGCCAGCGAAACCTGGGGATCTTGGGCCTTGAGGGCCTTGGCAAGATTCGCCCCATGGAGATCACCTGAGGCTTCGCCCGTTACAATTAGAATGCGTGCCACGATGGTCTATCAAGCATAGTCGATACGATTATTGTGGTTGGATGAGTCTGGCTGACTGAACCTAATCCCACGGATTCGGGCACGGCTACCCAGACTGTTTTTGTTACTCCGCCACCTTGATTGCAGCCAGCACGCGATGCGCCAGCTCCACTGCGGCCGCGCCATCTTCGCCTGACACGACAGGGCACGTTCGCTCACGCACAGCATGAAGGAACGACTCGAGCTGTAATTTGAGAGGCTCTGCATCGCCGGCTTGAATCTCTTCCATTGCCATCGTCGGTTTTCCACCAGGCGTAAGCGATCGGCGCCCGACCATTCCTTGGCGAGACTGAAAATCGATCGTGACACACCCGTCGGATTGGAACACGCGCCATTGACGCATGGCCTTTGGCGAGATTCGACTAGCGGTGAGCTGTGCAACAGTGCCTTCCCTGAATTGGATGCGCACATTGGCGACATCATTGGTCTGAGAAAGCAGAATTCCACCGGTAGCCCAAACCGCCTCGACGGGACCAGGGTTGCAGGAAAGCAGGAGATCAATGTCATGAATCATGAGATCCAACACGACGTCGACGTCGGTACCCCGTTCACTATACGTGCTCAATCGATGACATTCGAACAAGATCGGAGTGTGGATATGAGGTCGCATCAACGGCAGGATGGGATTGAACCGCTCACTATGCCCCACCTGCAGTGTACAATCCTGACGGCTGGCCAACCCCACAAGGTCCTGTGCCTCACCCGACAACACCGCAATGGGCTTTTCCACAAGAACATGCTTTCTTGCTTGGAGACATGCCTTTGCAACAGCATAATGGGCGGAGGTGGGTACGGCAATGCTGACGATATCAACCTGTTTCAGAAGATCCGGCAGACTTCGGAATGCCTGTGTCCCGTAGTTCTGGGCGATCGCGGAGGCCCGTACATCATCTTGATCCAGGACACCAACCAGCATCGTATCCGGTGATGAGGCATAGAGACGTGCATGATGTTGCCCGAGATGTCCGACTCCAACCACGCCCGCACGAAGTTTGATCATACTGTCTTTGGAAACGCGTTAGAGAGTCTGCAATCCCACGAAGGATTGCCCCTCTCGGATCGACCGATCAACACCACGTCACATACTGACGATCACCTGTTCACTGTGGGTATCATGCTCGACTCTTCTTCTCGAGCCACGCCAACCACGGCGATTCCGGCATCCGCTGCATGGCGAAGGAGCACCTCTCGATCCAGCATCACCGACCGACCTGCTTCAACAGCGAGCACGGACGCCTTGACAGAGCGCATGACCTCAATGGTTCTAGGCCCGACAGCCGGTAAATCAAATCGGAGATCCTGCTGCGGCTTGCACCGTTTCACGACGACGACTCCATCTTTGGCGAGTGCACCTCCACGCTTGATCGCCTCATCGGTTCCTTCGACTGCTTCGACCGCCACAACGACTCGGTCCTTGATCACGACACACTGCCCGATGTCGAGGCGCCCC from Candidatus Nitrospira nitrosa includes:
- a CDS encoding Gfo/Idh/MocA family protein → MIKLRAGVVGVGHLGQHHARLYASSPDTMLVGVLDQDDVRASAIAQNYGTQAFRSLPDLLKQVDIVSIAVPTSAHYAVAKACLQARKHVLVEKPIAVLSGEAQDLVGLASRQDCTLQVGHSERFNPILPLMRPHIHTPILFECHRLSTYSERGTDVDVVLDLMIHDIDLLLSCNPGPVEAVWATGGILLSQTNDVANVRIQFREGTVAQLTASRISPKAMRQWRVFQSDGCVTIDFQSRQGMVGRRSLTPGGKPTMAMEEIQAGDAEPLKLQLESFLHAVRERTCPVVSGEDGAAAVELAHRVLAAIKVAE